The following DNA comes from Ornithobacterium rhinotracheale DSM 15997.
TCAAAACCATCGGCGATTATGGGTTAAAAGGTGAACGAAGCCAAGGAGAAACAGGCGTTTGGTTAGATGTTGGGAAACCTTATGCGCGTAAAATTTGTGCCATGGGTGTAAAAGCTTCGCGCTGGGTGAGTATGCACGGATTTGCTTTGAATGTAAACACTGATTTAAAGTATTTTGAATACATAATCCCCTGCGGAATCAAGGGAAAAGCAGTCGCATCGCTTGAGCGTGAATTGGGCAGGAAAGTAGATGTCAACGAAGTAAAAGAACGCTTAAAAAAGCATTTTTGCGAGGTTTTTGAGTGCGAAATTATTTAAAATACATTATTTTTTTTAACTTTGTAAAAAAATATAGATGATACAAAGGATTCAATCGGTATTTTTATTTTTAGCGGCAATTGTTTCTTTAGTGATTTCCAATGTGGTAGATCTCTGGAAGCAGGGTTCTGAGTGGATGCAGAGCAACGATTATACATTAATTTTTGCAATGTTTCTATCATCTGGGATTTTGTCTTTTGCCGTTATATTTTTGTACCGAAACAGAAAAAGACAATTAATTTATAATTATATAAACATATTTTTAAATGTAGTGCTAGTAGGATTACTGGCATATGATTTATACAACTTGCCTGGAGAAGGTATCAATTCGCAGAAGGGCATTGGGCTGATTTTGCCTTTGATTTCGATTATTTTGCTTTTTATGGCAAATAGCGGAATTAAAAAGGACGAGAAGCTTGTAAAATCGATAGATCGTATCCGTTAATCTTAGTACACTTATTGTTTTTTGAGTGTTAAAAGCAGTCTTGAAAAAGACTGCTTTTTTCTTTAGTTAAAAATGAAGGATTCTTAAGCCCAATCAAATTGGAAATCCTTTTCAATATCTGGGTGCAGGCTCATGTACACGGGGCAAGTTTTAGCAGTTTGTTCCAAGATTTTTCTTTGTTTCTCATCTGTTTTAAAAGGAACATGAAACACCACTGAAACTTTAGCAATTCTGCGCGGATCGGCAGACATTTCCTTGGTTACATCAGCAGTAATGCCCTTAATGTCCCAGTCCATTGACGCTGCTTTAATCCCCATGATTGTCAAGGCACAACTTGCAAGAGCAGTAGCCACTGTGTCGGTAGGTGAAAACGCTTCGCCTTTTCCGTTGTTGTCTACAGGTGCATCGCTTAAAATCACATTTCCAGAAGCCAAGTGCGTTGCTTCTGTTCTTAATTCTCCTAAATAAGTTACTTTAGATGTCATAAAAATTAAATTTTTTTTGTACTTTTATGATTCATATATGAATAAATGAAACTAAAAGCACATCATTATAGTTAAAATTTCATGTAAAGATATAAAAAAATCTTGACAGAATTTAGTATGATTGCTTGATATTCATTAGCTTTGTTAAATAATAATTTTTGCAGAAAAATTTGAACCCATGTCTATAGAAAAAGAAAACCTGCTAAATGCAGACGGAAATGTAAACGAATCGGACGCGTTGAATGCTCCATCAAGTGAAACAAGTGCAGAGTCGGTAGCTCCTGCGCCAGAAAAAGACTACGACGAAAACGCAGACAATGATCAACATCAAGACCAATCGGTGGAGGATGAGAACGATCATGAAAGCGAAGAAAACGAAGTCCCGCAAAAGGACTACGATGAAATGTCTATGCCAGAGCTGGTGGCGGAACTCACTTATTTGATGGGGAAATATCCTGTGATAAAACTCAGAGAAGCTTTTCACCAAATCAAAGATGCGTTTTATAAACAATTTTCTGAAGCAGAACAAGAGGCCAAGGAGAAATTCGTGGCGCAAGGTGGTGATGAGATAGACTTTAAATATGAAACGAAAGATCGAAATGATTTCAACAAAATCAATCGTGAATACAAAAATCGCCTGCAAGATTATTATAAAGGTATAGAGCTAAAGGAAAAAGAAAGTTTAAAGGAGCGCGAAGCCATTACCGAGGAGCTAAAGGCACTTTATACTGAGCCAAATAGTGATGTCAATATCTTTAAGAAATTCAGAGAATTAAAAACTCGTTGGCATAATGCAGGGCGCATTCCTAAGGCTAAAGCGAGCAATATTTTCAATAATTATTATTTCCATTTAGACAACTTCTACAAATTCTTGGATCTTAATCAAGAGTTGAGAAAAATGGATTATGAGCATAACTTAAATGTTCGCCATTCCATCATAGCGCGTGCAGAAAATTTATTGCAGGAAGAAAATGTGCAAAAAGCTCTGAACGAGTTGCAATATCTACACCGCATGTGGAAAGAAGAAGCAGTGCCTGTGGCTGAAGAACACAGAGAGCCTACTTGGCAGAAGTTCAAAGAATTAACAGCTAAATTACACGATAGAAAAGAAGAATTAAGCATTCAGCTTCAAGAAAAACTTGCCGAAAATCTTAAAAAGAAAAATGAAATCATCGAGACAATAAACAAAGTGATTGAAGGGCAGGAGATTAAATCACACAATTTGTGGCAAAAGAAGATCAAAGAAGTTAAAAAACTTAGAGATGAATATTTCGCTATCGGTCGTGTGCCAAAAGCTGAAAACCAAGCGACTTGGGATAAATTCAAGGAAGTTACGCGCAATTTCAATCGCCAGAAAAATGCTTTCTACAAAAATATGAAGGCAGAACAAATGGAAAATCTGGAGAAAAAACGAAAATTAGTTGAAATTGCTAAAGAGCACAAGGATAGCACCAACTGGAACGAATCGGCTAAAGTGGTAAAAAGAATCCAAGCCGAGTGGAAGAAGATTGGACATGTGCCAAGAAAATATTCAGACAAAATCTGGAAAGAATTTAACGAGGCTAATAATCAGTTTTTTGATAGATTTAAAAATAGAAATAACGAAAAACTTGAGCAGCAAAATCAAAATCTAAAAGCAAAACAAGAGTTGCTAGAGGAAATGAAGAATGCCGAAAAACCGTCTGACAAAGATGCGTTGCTCAAATGGTTAAATGAATACAGCATTCGCTGGTCATCGATTGGATTTGTGCCAAATGGAAAATTGGACATCAATAAAGATTTTACGCATTTAACGCAAAAAATCTTAAAAGATGCGGGGCTAGATAAAGATGCGATTGAAAAAGCTCAGTGGGAGAATCAATTAGAGCAAATCAAACAAAATCTAGATGATAAATTGCTTAGAAATCTAAAATTTGATTTGAGAAAGAAAATTGATGAAAAACAAAAAGAAGTTTCTCAATTACAGACCAATTTGTCTTTCTTCTCTAATGCAGATGATTCTAATCCATTGTTTAAGAGTGCAATCTCTAGCATTGAGTCGCATGTAGAGGAGTTGAATGCCTTAAAAGCTAAATTCAATGATTTAAAGAGAATTAATCTTGATGCTTTGGCAGACAGAAACGATGATTCAGAAGAATAATTTTTGATTAATATATTATTAAGGTATAAAAAGTCTGTTTTGTAATTGTCATAAAACAGACTTTTTTCAATATTATGGTACATCAACAATTCATGCAGCGTTGTCTTCAATTGGCACAAAATGGGCTTGGCACCACTTATCCTAATCCCGTGGTGGGGGCAGTGATTGTGCACGATGAAAAAATCATAGGCGAGGGCTGGCATTATAAAGCGGGGCAACCACATGCGGAGATTAATGCGATTAATTCCGTGAAAGACAAATCTTTGCTGTCAAAATCCACCATTTATGTAAGCTTGGAGCCTTGTGCACATTTCGGCAAAACACCACCTTGTGCCAATGCTATTGTGGAAAATAAAATTCCTAAAGTCGTAATTGGCTGTAGAGATGCCGCAGCACATGTCAATGGAAAAGGTGTTGAAATCCTTAAAAATGCAGGAGTGGAAGTGGTTGAAGGTATTTTAGAAA
Coding sequences within:
- a CDS encoding DUF349 domain-containing protein — protein: MFNNYYFHLDNFYKFLDLNQELRKMDYEHNLNVRHSIIARAENLLQEENVQKALNELQYLHRMWKEEAVPVAEEHREPTWQKFKELTAKLHDRKEELSIQLQEKLAENLKKKNEIIETINKVIEGQEIKSHNLWQKKIKEVKKLRDEYFAIGRVPKAENQATWDKFKEVTRNFNRQKNAFYKNMKAEQMENLEKKRKLVEIAKEHKDSTNWNESAKVVKRIQAEWKKIGHVPRKYSDKIWKEFNEANNQFFDRFKNRNNEKLEQQNQNLKAKQELLEEMKNAEKPSDKDALLKWLNEYSIRWSSIGFVPNGKLDINKDFTHLTQKILKDAGLDKDAIEKAQWENQLEQIKQNLDDKLLRNLKFDLRKKIDEKQKEVSQLQTNLSFFSNADDSNPLFKSAISSIESHVEELNALKAKFNDLKRINLDALADRNDDSEE
- a CDS encoding OsmC family protein — protein: MTSKVTYLGELRTEATHLASGNVILSDAPVDNNGKGEAFSPTDTVATALASCALTIMGIKAASMDWDIKGITADVTKEMSADPRRIAKVSVVFHVPFKTDEKQRKILEQTAKTCPVYMSLHPDIEKDFQFDWA
- a CDS encoding DUF4293 domain-containing protein produces the protein MIQRIQSVFLFLAAIVSLVISNVVDLWKQGSEWMQSNDYTLIFAMFLSSGILSFAVIFLYRNRKRQLIYNYINIFLNVVLVGLLAYDLYNLPGEGINSQKGIGLILPLISIILLFMANSGIKKDEKLVKSIDRIR